From one Streptomyces sp. ICC1 genomic stretch:
- a CDS encoding NAD-dependent malic enzyme: protein MATAPSVSYSMTVRLEVPASGTAVSQLTTAVESSGGSVTGLDVTASGHEKLRIDVTIAATSTAHADEIVEKLRGIEGVSLGKVSDRTFLMHLGGKIEMASKHPIRNRDDLSMIYTPGVARVCMAIAENPEDARRLTIKRNSVAVVTDGSAVLGLGNIGPMAALPVMEGKAALFKRFAGIDAWPICLDTQDPDEIVAVVKAIAPGFAGINLEDISAPRCFEIEARLREALDIPVFHDDQHGTAIVVLAALTNALRVVGKAVGDVKVVMSGAGAAGTAILKLLLAAGVKNAVSADIHGVVHADRPDLVDAAADSPLRWIADNTNPEGYTGTLKEAVVGADVFIGVSAPNVLSGDDVAAMAEGAIVFALANPDPEVDPAVARQTAAVVATGRSDFPNQINNVLVFPGVFRGLLDAQSRTVDTGMMLAAAAALADVVGEDELNANYIIPSVFNDKVAGAVAGAVRKAATPAVAGPTSV from the coding sequence ATGGCAACGGCGCCCAGCGTCTCGTACTCGATGACGGTCCGCCTGGAAGTGCCCGCGAGCGGAACCGCGGTCTCCCAGCTCACCACCGCCGTGGAGTCCTCCGGTGGCTCGGTCACCGGCCTCGACGTGACCGCATCCGGCCACGAGAAGCTCCGTATCGACGTCACCATCGCCGCGACGTCCACGGCGCACGCCGACGAGATCGTCGAGAAGCTCCGCGGGATCGAGGGCGTCAGCCTCGGCAAGGTCTCCGACCGAACCTTCCTGATGCACCTCGGCGGCAAGATCGAGATGGCGTCCAAGCACCCCATCCGCAACCGCGACGACCTCTCGATGATCTACACCCCGGGCGTGGCCCGCGTGTGCATGGCGATCGCCGAGAACCCCGAGGACGCCCGCCGCCTGACCATCAAGCGCAACTCCGTCGCAGTCGTGACGGACGGCAGCGCCGTGCTGGGCCTCGGCAACATCGGCCCGATGGCCGCGCTGCCCGTCATGGAGGGCAAGGCGGCCCTCTTCAAGCGCTTCGCGGGCATCGACGCATGGCCGATCTGCCTGGACACCCAGGATCCCGACGAGATCGTCGCCGTCGTCAAGGCGATCGCGCCGGGCTTCGCGGGCATCAACCTCGAGGACATCTCCGCGCCCCGCTGCTTCGAGATCGAGGCCCGGCTGCGCGAGGCCCTCGACATCCCCGTCTTCCACGACGACCAGCACGGCACCGCCATCGTGGTCCTCGCCGCCCTCACCAACGCGCTGCGCGTGGTGGGCAAGGCAGTTGGCGACGTCAAGGTCGTCATGTCGGGCGCCGGCGCGGCCGGCACGGCGATCCTCAAGCTGCTCCTCGCGGCGGGCGTCAAGAACGCGGTCAGTGCCGACATCCACGGCGTCGTGCACGCGGACCGCCCCGACCTCGTCGACGCGGCGGCGGACTCCCCGCTGCGCTGGATCGCCGACAACACCAACCCCGAGGGCTACACGGGCACCCTGAAGGAGGCCGTGGTCGGCGCCGACGTGTTCATCGGCGTCTCGGCCCCGAACGTGCTCAGCGGCGACGACGTGGCCGCCATGGCCGAAGGCGCGATCGTGTTCGCGCTCGCGAACCCGGACCCCGAGGTGGACCCGGCCGTGGCCCGCCAGACCGCCGCCGTCGTGGCCACCGGCCGCTCCGACTTCCCGAACCAGATCAACAACGTCCTGGTCTTCCCGGGCGTGTTCCGCGGCCTGCTGGACGCCCAGTCGCGCACGGTGGACACCGGCATGATGCTGGCAGCGGCGGCCGCCCTGGCCGACGTGGTCGGCGAGGACGAGCTGAACGCGAACTACATCATCCCGTCGGTCTTCAACGACAAGGTCGCGGGCGCGGTCGCGGGCGCCGTCCGCAAGGCCGCCACGCCGGCCGTGGCGGGCCCCACCTCCGTCTGA
- a CDS encoding HU family DNA-binding protein, translating to MNRSELVAALSERAEVTRKDADAVLAALAETVGEIVAKGDEKVTIPGFLTFERTHRAARTARNPQTGDPIQIPAGYSVKVSAGSKLKEAAKGK from the coding sequence ATGAACCGCAGTGAGCTGGTGGCCGCTCTGTCCGAGCGCGCCGAGGTGACCCGCAAGGACGCCGACGCCGTTCTGGCCGCGCTCGCCGAGACCGTCGGCGAGATTGTCGCCAAGGGCGACGAGAAGGTCACCATCCCCGGCTTCCTGACCTTCGAGCGCACCCACCGTGCCGCTCGCACCGCGCGCAACCCGCAGACCGGCGACCCCATCCAGATCCCGGCCGGCTACAGCGTGAAGGTCTCCGCGGGCTCCAAGCTCAAGGAAGCCGCCAAGGGCAAGTAG
- the murA gene encoding UDP-N-acetylglucosamine 1-carboxyvinyltransferase encodes MTGISDDVLLVHGGTPLEGEIRVRGAKNLVPKAMVAALLGSGPSRLRNVPDIRDVRVVRGLLQLHGVTVRPGDEPGELVLDPTHVESANVADIDAHAGSSRIPILFCGPLLHRLGHAFIPGLGGCDIGGRPIDFHFDVLRQFGATIEKREGGQYLEAPQRLRGCKIRLPYPSVGSTEQVLLTAVLAEGVTELSNAAVEPEIEDLICVLQKMGAIISVNTDRTIRITGVDSLSGYNHKALPDRLEAASWASAALATGGNIYVRGAQQRSMMTFLNTFRRVGGAFEIDDDGIRFWHPGGPLNAIALETDVHPGFQTDWQQPLVVALTQATGLSIVHETVYESRLGFTSALNQMGAHIQLYRECLGGSACRFGQRNFLHSAVVSGPTKLQGADLVIPDLRGGFSYLIAALAAEGTSRVHGIDLINRGYENFMEKLVELGAKVELPGGDLV; translated from the coding sequence ATGACCGGCATCAGTGACGATGTACTGCTTGTCCACGGCGGAACCCCGCTCGAGGGCGAGATCCGCGTCCGAGGCGCGAAGAACCTCGTACCGAAGGCCATGGTCGCGGCCCTGCTCGGCAGCGGGCCCAGCCGGCTGCGCAACGTTCCCGACATCCGTGACGTCCGGGTCGTGCGCGGGCTGCTGCAGCTGCACGGGGTGACCGTCCGCCCGGGCGACGAGCCGGGCGAGCTGGTCCTCGACCCCACCCACGTCGAGAGCGCCAACGTCGCCGACATCGACGCGCACGCGGGCTCCTCGCGCATCCCGATCCTGTTCTGCGGCCCCCTGCTGCACCGCCTCGGCCACGCCTTCATCCCGGGCCTGGGCGGCTGCGACATCGGCGGCCGGCCGATCGACTTCCACTTCGACGTGCTGCGCCAGTTCGGCGCGACCATCGAGAAGCGCGAAGGCGGCCAGTACCTGGAGGCCCCGCAGCGGCTGCGCGGCTGCAAGATCCGCCTGCCCTACCCCTCGGTCGGCTCGACCGAGCAGGTGCTGCTGACGGCCGTCCTGGCCGAGGGCGTCACCGAGCTCAGCAACGCCGCCGTCGAACCGGAGATCGAAGACCTCATCTGCGTCCTGCAGAAGATGGGCGCCATCATCTCCGTCAACACCGACCGGACCATCCGGATCACCGGTGTGGACAGTCTGAGCGGCTACAACCACAAGGCGCTCCCGGACCGCCTGGAGGCCGCCTCCTGGGCGTCCGCCGCCCTGGCGACCGGCGGAAACATCTACGTGCGCGGCGCGCAGCAGCGTTCGATGATGACCTTCCTCAACACCTTCCGCCGGGTCGGCGGTGCCTTCGAGATCGACGACGACGGCATCCGCTTCTGGCACCCGGGCGGCCCGCTCAACGCCATCGCTCTGGAGACGGACGTCCACCCCGGCTTCCAGACCGACTGGCAGCAGCCGCTGGTCGTCGCGCTGACCCAGGCGACCGGCCTCTCGATCGTCCACGAGACGGTCTACGAGTCCCGCCTCGGCTTCACCTCGGCGCTCAACCAGATGGGCGCACACATCCAGCTCTACCGGGAGTGCCTGGGCGGCAGCGCGTGCCGCTTCGGCCAGCGCAACTTCCTGCACTCGGCGGTCGTCTCGGGGCCCACCAAGCTCCAGGGCGCCGACCTGGTCATCCCCGACCTGCGCGGCGGGTTCTCGTACCTGATCGCGGCGCTCGCCGCCGAGGGCACCTCGCGGGTCCACGGCATCGACCTGATCAACCGCGGCTACGAGAACTTCATGGAGAAGCTCGTCGAGCTCGGCGCCAAGGTCGAGCTCCCGGGCGGCGACCTCGTCTGA
- a CDS encoding YqgE/AlgH family protein, with protein MTEVSSLTGRLLVATPALADPNFDRAVVLLLDHDEQGSLGVVLNRPTPVGVGDVLLPWAPLAGAPGVVFQGGPVALDSALGLAVIPGEEGPLGWRRVHGAIGLVDLEAPPELLAAALGGLRIFAGYSGWGPGQLEEELGGGAWYVVDSEPGDVSFPDPERLWRAVLRRQRSELAMVATYPDDPSLN; from the coding sequence ATGACCGAGGTGTCCTCCCTCACAGGGCGGCTGCTCGTGGCCACCCCCGCCCTCGCGGACCCGAATTTCGACCGCGCGGTCGTGCTGCTGCTCGACCACGACGAGCAGGGCTCGCTCGGCGTCGTCCTCAACCGGCCCACCCCGGTGGGCGTCGGTGACGTCCTGCTGCCCTGGGCCCCGCTGGCCGGCGCCCCCGGGGTGGTCTTCCAGGGCGGCCCGGTGGCGCTGGACTCCGCGCTCGGGCTGGCCGTCATCCCCGGGGAGGAGGGGCCGCTCGGGTGGCGCCGGGTGCACGGGGCGATCGGCCTGGTGGACCTGGAGGCCCCGCCGGAGCTCCTCGCGGCGGCCCTCGGCGGCCTGCGCATCTTCGCCGGCTACTCGGGCTGGGGCCCGGGCCAGCTGGAGGAGGAACTGGGCGGCGGCGCCTGGTACGTGGTGGATTCCGAGCCCGGTGACGTGTCCTTCCCGGATCCGGAGCGGCTGTGGCGCGCGGTGCTGCGGCGCCAGCGCAGCGAGCTGGCGATGGTGGCCACCTATCCGGACGACCCGTCGCTGAACTGA
- a CDS encoding DUF3039 domain-containing protein, giving the protein MSTLEPDRGTGTGTLVEPTPQVSHGDGDHERFAHYVQKDKIMESALGGTPVVALCGKVWVPGRDPKKYPVCPMCKEIYESMGPGGDKDKGGKDK; this is encoded by the coding sequence ATGAGCACTCTTGAGCCCGATCGCGGGACTGGTACGGGGACCCTCGTAGAGCCGACGCCGCAGGTGTCCCACGGTGACGGCGACCACGAGCGCTTCGCCCACTACGTCCAGAAGGACAAGATCATGGAGAGCGCGCTCGGGGGCACCCCCGTCGTCGCGCTCTGCGGCAAGGTCTGGGTTCCGGGGCGGGACCCGAAGAAGTACCCGGTCTGCCCCATGTGCAAGGAGATCTACGAGTCCATGGGCCCCGGCGGGGACAAGGACAAGGGCGGCAAGGACAAGTAG
- a CDS encoding beta-N-acetylhexosaminidase, with amino-acid sequence MPELIPQPRYARFPADAGTYELTDPLLHAGPGVRGAARWLRRELGAATGWALPAPAQGDAYGGRPVIRLALRPEIARHTGPESYELHVAPGLVLLEGTDEAGLFYAAQTLRQLLGPDAYRRAPLPGAVWRLPIGGIADGPRFGWRGMMLDVARHFLPKDGVLRYIDLLAAHKLNVLHLHLTDDQGWRIEIKRHPRLTEVGAWRARSRWGHRASPLWNETPHGGFYTQDDIREIVAYAAERHVRVVPEIDVPGHSQAAIAAYPELGNTDVVDTAALEVWDDWGINENVLAPTEAVLRFYEGVFEELLELFPAEVSPFVHVGGDECPKAQWKASAVAQGRIAELGVDGEDGLQSWFIRHFDGWLAARGRRLIGWDEILEGGLAPGAAVSSWRGYAGGIAAAEAGHDVVMCPEQQVYLDHRQADGGDEPMPIGFVRTLEDVYRFEPVPPKLSEEAASRVLGAQANVWTEVMENQSRIDYQVFPRLAAFAEAVWSRLPEPERRDYADFEARMAAHYPRLDALGVDYRAPGGPLPWQRRPGVLGRPIEGAPPNV; translated from the coding sequence ATGCCCGAGTTGATCCCGCAGCCGCGGTACGCGCGATTCCCGGCCGACGCCGGCACGTACGAGCTCACGGACCCGCTGCTCCACGCCGGACCCGGTGTCAGAGGCGCGGCCCGGTGGCTGCGCCGCGAGCTCGGCGCGGCCACCGGCTGGGCGCTCCCGGCCCCAGCCCAGGGGGACGCGTACGGCGGACGCCCGGTGATCCGCCTCGCGCTGCGCCCGGAGATCGCGCGGCACACCGGCCCCGAGTCGTACGAGCTCCACGTCGCGCCCGGCCTCGTACTCCTCGAAGGGACCGACGAGGCGGGCCTCTTCTACGCAGCCCAGACGCTGCGTCAGCTGCTCGGGCCCGACGCGTACCGACGGGCGCCTCTGCCGGGGGCGGTGTGGCGGCTGCCCATCGGGGGCATCGCCGACGGCCCCCGCTTCGGCTGGCGCGGCATGATGCTCGATGTCGCCCGGCACTTCCTGCCCAAGGACGGGGTGCTGCGCTACATCGACCTGCTCGCCGCCCACAAGCTCAACGTCCTGCACCTGCACCTGACGGACGACCAGGGCTGGCGGATCGAGATCAAGCGCCACCCGCGCCTCACCGAGGTGGGCGCGTGGCGGGCGCGCAGCCGCTGGGGCCACCGGGCCTCGCCGCTGTGGAACGAGACCCCGCACGGCGGCTTCTACACGCAGGACGACATCCGCGAGATCGTCGCGTACGCCGCCGAGCGGCACGTGCGGGTGGTGCCGGAGATCGACGTGCCGGGGCACTCGCAGGCCGCGATCGCCGCCTACCCGGAGCTGGGCAACACCGACGTGGTGGACACCGCCGCGCTGGAGGTGTGGGACGACTGGGGGATCAACGAGAACGTGCTCGCGCCCACCGAGGCCGTCCTGCGGTTCTACGAGGGGGTCTTCGAGGAGCTGCTGGAGCTGTTCCCGGCCGAGGTCTCGCCCTTCGTGCACGTGGGCGGGGACGAGTGCCCCAAGGCGCAGTGGAAGGCCTCGGCCGTCGCGCAGGGGCGGATCGCGGAACTGGGGGTCGACGGCGAGGACGGCCTGCAGTCCTGGTTCATCCGGCACTTCGACGGCTGGCTCGCGGCGCGCGGCCGCCGGCTGATCGGCTGGGACGAGATCCTGGAGGGCGGACTCGCCCCCGGCGCGGCCGTCTCCTCCTGGCGCGGGTACGCGGGCGGGATCGCCGCCGCCGAGGCCGGCCACGACGTGGTCATGTGCCCGGAGCAGCAGGTGTACCTGGACCACCGTCAGGCGGACGGCGGGGACGAGCCGATGCCCATCGGGTTCGTCCGCACACTGGAGGATGTGTACCGGTTCGAGCCGGTTCCGCCGAAGTTGTCGGAAGAGGCCGCTTCCCGCGTGCTGGGCGCCCAGGCCAACGTGTGGACCGAGGTGATGGAGAACCAGAGCCGGATCGACTACCAGGTGTTCCCGCGCCTCGCGGCCTTCGCCGAAGCGGTGTGGTCGCGGCTGCCGGAACCGGAGCGGCGGGACTACGCGGACTTCGAGGCGCGGATGGCGGCGCACTACCCGCGCCTGGACGCGCTCGGGGTCGACTACCGCGCTCCCGGCGGGCCGTTGCCGTGGCAGCGCAGGCCCGGAGTGCTCGGCCGCCCGATCGAGGGAGCACCCCCGAACGTGTGA
- a CDS encoding FAD binding domain-containing protein, translating into MPAAVPVAGGTDLMAAVNAGLLRPAALVGLGRINEIRGWQYQDGHALLGAGLTHARMGRPDFAALIPALAAAARAAGPPQIRNAGTLGGNIATAAPTGDALPVLAALEAVLIIVGPGGSRREIPVSHLLAGREMLRPGELIGFVRVPLLHAPQVFLKATGRTGPGRAVASVGLVLDPARRGVRCAIGAVAPMPLRPLEAEQWVASLIDWDGDRSLAPEALEAFGEYVAAACVPDQGEPVAPGVLHLRRTVAVLARRALGRALSS; encoded by the coding sequence ATGCCCGCCGCCGTCCCCGTGGCCGGCGGCACCGACCTCATGGCCGCCGTCAACGCCGGACTGCTGCGCCCCGCCGCCCTGGTGGGCCTCGGCCGGATCAACGAGATCCGCGGCTGGCAGTACCAGGACGGCCACGCGCTCCTCGGCGCCGGCCTCACGCACGCCAGGATGGGCCGGCCGGACTTCGCCGCCCTGATCCCGGCCCTGGCGGCCGCCGCGCGCGCCGCCGGGCCCCCGCAGATCCGCAACGCCGGGACGCTGGGCGGCAACATCGCCACCGCCGCCCCGACCGGTGACGCGCTGCCCGTGCTGGCCGCGCTGGAGGCCGTGCTCATCATCGTCGGGCCGGGCGGATCGCGCCGCGAGATCCCGGTCTCGCACCTGCTGGCCGGCCGGGAGATGCTGCGCCCCGGGGAGCTGATCGGCTTCGTACGGGTGCCGCTGCTGCACGCGCCGCAGGTGTTCCTGAAGGCGACGGGCCGCACCGGACCGGGTCGTGCGGTGGCGTCCGTGGGACTCGTACTGGACCCGGCGCGTCGCGGAGTGCGCTGCGCGATCGGCGCGGTCGCCCCGATGCCGCTGCGCCCGCTCGAAGCCGAGCAGTGGGTGGCTTCGCTGATCGACTGGGACGGGGACCGCAGCCTGGCCCCCGAGGCGCTGGAAGCCTTCGGCGAGTACGTCGCGGCCGCCTGCGTACCCGACCAGGGGGAGCCGGTGGCTCCCGGAGTACTGCATTTGCGGCGGACGGTGGCCGTGTTGGCACGGAGGGCCCTGGGGAGGGCGCTGAGCTCATGA
- a CDS encoding (2Fe-2S)-binding protein, translated as MSENENTGPAWGWEPVPHGGEYDSDATAFVKLPQDMLDALGTGEPLAAPGHGYVPPPMIVPLGTASTDPSATGTWTMPVQWPEAGAPAPADAGAGAAAVAGHAAAQAVAARAPIPASVPLPASVAAAFAEPAPEPAAEAARTNAGGAHESSETAEWHFPEAAASDVWTPGGTGDTGSFGQLAASADWSQAPATLPGGAAAPWASHPDFEGARGYAAQQPGQDALSSGALPGAPAAASGSGAGGFAGGPGRGPRVLGGPGVGTPLPAESAGPEGEPAYPAPHDIEAAHGPARIPVTGERPHPGTEAEAAEAPEAGAAGAVPEGAHAEAAGDAHTYGGAGAALAPGSDTADSAVATASAEQAAGAGSEGATYGEEDTDAADAAADAHHEHPPASYVLRVNGADRPVTGAWIGESLLYVLRERLGLAGAKDGCSQGECGACAVQVDGRLVASCLVPAATAAGSEVRTVEGLATDGELSDVQQALCRSGAVQCGFCVPGMAMTIHDLLEGNHAPSELETRQALCGNLCRCSGYSGVIDAVREVAAEREAASEAAAAASAEARIPHQAPPGEGGVHGMPGMPGNQGTQGHYGNQGNQGNQGLHGHGNQQGGTA; from the coding sequence ATGAGTGAGAACGAGAACACGGGCCCCGCGTGGGGCTGGGAGCCGGTGCCGCACGGCGGCGAGTACGACTCCGACGCGACGGCCTTCGTGAAGCTGCCGCAGGACATGCTCGACGCGCTCGGCACCGGGGAGCCGCTGGCCGCTCCCGGGCACGGCTACGTGCCGCCGCCGATGATCGTGCCGCTGGGCACGGCGAGCACCGACCCGTCGGCCACCGGCACCTGGACGATGCCCGTGCAGTGGCCCGAGGCGGGCGCCCCGGCCCCGGCCGACGCGGGCGCGGGTGCCGCGGCCGTCGCCGGTCACGCGGCCGCCCAGGCCGTCGCCGCGCGGGCCCCGATCCCGGCCTCGGTGCCGCTCCCGGCCTCGGTGGCCGCGGCGTTCGCCGAGCCCGCCCCGGAGCCGGCCGCGGAGGCCGCCCGGACGAACGCCGGCGGCGCGCACGAATCGAGCGAGACCGCCGAGTGGCACTTCCCCGAAGCCGCCGCGAGCGATGTGTGGACACCGGGCGGGACGGGCGACACGGGCAGCTTCGGGCAGCTCGCGGCGTCGGCCGACTGGAGCCAGGCCCCCGCGACCCTGCCGGGCGGGGCCGCGGCGCCGTGGGCGAGCCACCCCGACTTCGAGGGCGCGCGCGGATACGCGGCGCAGCAGCCGGGCCAGGACGCCCTGAGTTCGGGGGCGCTGCCGGGTGCTCCCGCCGCGGCGTCCGGATCCGGCGCCGGCGGCTTCGCGGGCGGCCCGGGACGCGGACCGCGCGTGCTGGGCGGCCCGGGGGTCGGTACGCCGCTCCCGGCGGAGTCCGCGGGCCCCGAGGGGGAGCCGGCCTACCCGGCCCCGCACGACATCGAAGCCGCCCACGGCCCGGCGCGGATCCCGGTGACGGGGGAGCGGCCGCATCCGGGGACCGAGGCGGAGGCCGCCGAGGCGCCGGAGGCCGGGGCCGCCGGAGCCGTGCCCGAGGGTGCGCACGCGGAGGCGGCCGGGGACGCGCACACCTACGGCGGAGCCGGGGCCGCGCTCGCACCGGGTTCGGACACCGCCGACAGCGCTGTCGCGACCGCCTCGGCGGAGCAGGCCGCAGGGGCGGGGTCCGAGGGGGCGACGTACGGCGAAGAGGACACGGATGCGGCGGACGCCGCGGCCGACGCCCACCACGAGCACCCGCCGGCCTCCTACGTCCTGCGCGTCAACGGCGCCGACCGCCCGGTCACCGGCGCCTGGATCGGCGAGTCCCTCCTCTACGTGCTGCGCGAGCGCCTCGGCCTCGCCGGCGCCAAGGACGGCTGCTCGCAGGGCGAGTGCGGGGCGTGCGCCGTGCAGGTCGACGGCCGGCTCGTCGCCTCCTGCCTCGTCCCGGCGGCGACGGCGGCGGGCAGCGAGGTCCGCACCGTGGAAGGTCTCGCGACCGACGGGGAACTGTCGGACGTGCAGCAGGCGTTGTGCAGGTCGGGTGCGGTGCAGTGCGGGTTCTGCGTGCCCGGCATGGCGATGACCATCCACGACCTGCTCGAAGGCAACCACGCCCCGAGCGAGCTGGAGACCCGCCAGGCCCTGTGCGGCAACCTCTGCCGCTGCTCGGGCTATTCGGGCGTCATCGACGCCGTGCGCGAGGTGGCTGCCGAGCGCGAGGCGGCGTCGGAAGCGGCCGCGGCGGCCTCGGCCGAGGCGCGGATCCCGCACCAGGCCCCGCCCGGCGAGGGCGGCGTCCACGGAATGCCGGGCATGCCCGGGAACCAGGGCACGCAGGGCCACTACGGCAACCAGGGCAACCAGGGCAACCAAGGCCTGCACGGGCACGGCAACCAGCAGGGAGGCACGGCGTGA